Proteins from a single region of Bacteroidota bacterium:
- a CDS encoding PhoH family protein, producing the protein MTLKKIAKVQQEKKIFVLDTSVILHDHSSIHNFEEHDIVIPITVLEEIDNFKKGNETINFEAREFIRFLDNKTKEGTLQDWRPINGRATGNMVVMMFEKNGVDAEKIFGEEKPDHKILNTALVVKKRYPNKQVILVSKDINLRLKAKSLGLLAEDYKNDKIKDVNFLKEPIETIEEIDHSTIDKIYEEGKIGFKDILKHEPFANQCFILKNGSSSVLATYNAEEKSFLKINKSTAYGIKPRNAEQVFAMNALLNPEVKLVVLQGVSGSGKTLLALAGALEQRRNYRQIFLARPIVPLANKDIGFLPGDIKSKLNPYMEPLWDNLKMIQSQYQQSDSEFKAIAQMLEQEKLVIQPLAYIRGRSISNIFFIVDEAQNLTPLEVKTIITRAGENTKIIFTGDVNQIDTPYLDSQSNGLSYLIDKIKDNAMCSVISLPKGERSELANLANDLL; encoded by the coding sequence ATGACACTGAAGAAGATTGCAAAAGTGCAGCAAGAGAAGAAGATATTCGTCCTTGACACATCGGTGATTCTGCACGACCATAGTTCTATTCATAATTTTGAAGAACACGACATCGTAATTCCGATAACGGTGCTTGAAGAAATTGATAATTTCAAAAAAGGAAATGAAACAATCAATTTTGAAGCAAGGGAATTTATTCGCTTTCTCGACAATAAAACAAAAGAGGGAACACTACAGGATTGGCGCCCAATTAATGGTCGTGCTACCGGCAATATGGTGGTGATGATGTTTGAGAAAAATGGTGTGGATGCAGAAAAAATATTCGGTGAAGAAAAACCGGATCATAAAATATTAAATACAGCTTTAGTTGTAAAAAAACGCTATCCGAATAAACAAGTTATTCTTGTTTCTAAAGATATTAATCTGCGATTGAAAGCAAAATCTTTAGGTCTGCTTGCAGAAGATTATAAGAATGATAAAATAAAAGATGTCAATTTTTTAAAGGAACCGATTGAAACTATTGAAGAGATAGATCATTCCACTATTGATAAGATTTATGAAGAAGGAAAAATTGGATTTAAAGATATATTAAAGCACGAGCCATTTGCCAATCAATGTTTCATTTTAAAGAATGGCAGCAGCAGTGTTTTGGCTACTTATAATGCAGAAGAAAAATCCTTTTTAAAAATAAATAAATCAACAGCCTACGGCATTAAACCACGCAATGCAGAACAAGTGTTTGCAATGAATGCGCTGTTAAATCCTGAAGTAAAATTGGTGGTGTTACAAGGTGTAAGTGGAAGTGGTAAAACATTATTGGCATTGGCAGGTGCATTAGAACAACGCAGAAATTATCGCCAGATATTTTTAGCACGACCAATTGTACCGCTTGCAAATAAAGATATCGGTTTCTTACCCGGAGATATTAAATCGAAGTTGAATCCCTACATGGAACCGCTGTGGGATAATTTAAAAATGATACAAAGTCAGTATCAGCAAAGCGATAGCGAGTTTAAGGCAATTGCACAAATGTTAGAACAGGAAAAATTAGTAATTCAACCCTTGGCATATATTCGTGGAAGAAGTATTTCCAATATCTTTTTCATTGTAGATGAAGCCCAAAATTTAACACCGCTTGAAGTGAAAACAATAATTACAAGAGCAGGAGAAAATACAAAAATTATTTTCACCGGCGATGTAAATCAAATTGATACACCTTATCTCGATTCGCAGAGTAATGGCTTGTCGTATTTAATTGATAAAATAAAAGATAATGCAATGTGCAGTGTAATTTCTTTACCAAAAGGTGAGCGTAGTGAGTTGGCAAATCTTGCAAATGATTTATTGTAA
- a CDS encoding T9SS type A sorting domain-containing protein, with the protein MKKRTFLMILLAGLVTQTFAQFTPVWQQITDYYTASDVGRGVEVFKNPITEETTVYSVVISGVDTNTNIILISRDADGNQLWQTALSLEDYKFYHITNLYIDEEENVIIIGYARYIPTNADRSFLYKVNNEGSLLWQQTYDGSDIEGFDFDDTGEYYYFASQYGNVYKVQSDNGEIVWVKPNYSTTIFDLIFSEGAIYVTGELEVDPIGAELITRKFNESGTIVWTNIYDLPDSLPAYPFGIGFSLAVDNNGRILVGGRSSYHNIVLLAYSPDGIRKTILDRRVGWQDVHDVQVFPTDNGDIYLTGNYINYSAGDFENYVLFTVKIDSNRNVVWADKINHRIFKKAIFINEQNMLWILSERWDGIDNGLDEIIILNGYTGDGAKVKKNCNVFYGNPSSPYSFGYDPEADFATADGISFYLQGDRIYPDPLEKDELIVRYDFNDPELKLMSAEQNSNTNIYPNPFKDILYLNTGNDIINCTVFNLQGTAIFSLYNVSGKIEIQTENWPSGVYYIQQYINGTYQTDAVVKIDN; encoded by the coding sequence ATGAAAAAGCGAACATTTTTAATGATTCTTTTAGCAGGTTTGGTTACACAAACCTTTGCTCAATTTACACCGGTATGGCAACAGATAACGGATTATTACACTGCAAGTGACGTAGGGAGGGGGGTAGAAGTATTTAAGAATCCGATAACTGAAGAAACAACAGTTTATTCAGTAGTTATATCAGGTGTAGATACAAATACAAATATAATTTTAATAAGCAGGGATGCAGATGGAAATCAACTCTGGCAAACAGCATTATCGCTTGAGGACTATAAATTTTATCACATAACAAATTTATATATTGATGAGGAAGAAAATGTTATAATAATTGGGTATGCCCGATATATTCCAACCAATGCAGACAGATCATTTTTATATAAAGTGAATAATGAAGGAAGTTTACTTTGGCAACAAACTTATGATGGCTCTGATATCGAAGGTTTTGATTTTGATGATACCGGCGAGTATTATTATTTTGCTTCTCAATATGGGAACGTTTACAAAGTGCAAAGTGATAATGGTGAAATTGTTTGGGTAAAGCCAAATTATTCAACAACGATTTTTGATTTGATATTTTCTGAGGGAGCAATATATGTTACGGGAGAGTTGGAAGTGGACCCTATCGGAGCAGAACTTATAACCAGAAAATTTAACGAGAGCGGTACTATTGTATGGACAAATATTTATGATTTACCCGATTCATTACCGGCTTATCCTTTTGGTATAGGTTTCTCTCTCGCTGTAGATAATAACGGAAGAATATTAGTAGGTGGAAGAAGCAGTTATCATAATATCGTGTTATTGGCATATTCACCAGATGGAATTCGTAAAACAATATTAGATAGAAGAGTGGGTTGGCAAGATGTGCATGATGTCCAGGTTTTCCCAACTGATAATGGTGATATCTATCTTACCGGAAATTATATCAATTACAGTGCAGGTGATTTTGAAAACTATGTTTTGTTTACTGTCAAAATTGATTCGAATAGAAATGTGGTATGGGCTGATAAAATAAATCATCGCATTTTTAAGAAAGCTATTTTTATTAATGAACAAAATATGCTTTGGATATTATCAGAAAGATGGGATGGAATAGACAATGGATTAGATGAAATTATAATTCTAAATGGATATACCGGGGATGGCGCAAAAGTGAAAAAGAATTGTAATGTATTCTATGGCAACCCCTCTTCACCATACTCCTTTGGATACGATCCGGAAGCAGACTTTGCTACAGCCGATGGAATTTCGTTTTATCTGCAAGGAGATAGAATATATCCAGACCCCCTTGAAAAGGATGAATTAATAGTGCGTTATGATTTTAATGATCCTGAATTGAAATTAATGTCAGCGGAACAAAATAGTAATACTAACATTTATCCCAATCCATTTAAGGATATTCTATATTTAAATACCGGCAATGATATTATTAATTGCACTGTATTTAATCTTCAAGGTACTGCTATTTTTAGCCTGTATAATGTGAGTGGTAAAATTGAAATACAAACAGAAAACTGGCCAAGCGGTGTGTATTATATTCAGCAATATATAAATGGCACTTATCAAACAGATGCTGTTGTGAAAATTGATAACTGA
- a CDS encoding DUF3365 domain-containing protein yields the protein MKIEVVLITTVISGMLVLNSCTGNQVSNQTNSDTEKLIDTLVEPEINFLETGKQFAIQTKSGLANYLITAISEKGSEGAVEFCNTKAIPITDSMSLVLDAKIKRVSDKPRNPANAADESELAYINKWKAAKANGEKQPPIITEMNGKMVGYYPIITNQMCMQCHGQPKKEINIATLNKIKKLYPNDQAVGYAENDIRGIFVVEMNKIKN from the coding sequence ATGAAAATAGAAGTTGTATTAATAACCACAGTAATTAGCGGAATGCTTGTATTGAATAGCTGTACAGGAAATCAGGTTTCAAATCAAACAAATAGTGATACAGAAAAACTTATTGATACATTAGTAGAACCTGAAATAAATTTTCTTGAAACAGGTAAACAATTCGCAATACAAACTAAATCGGGTTTAGCTAATTATTTAATTACTGCTATAAGTGAAAAAGGATCTGAAGGTGCTGTTGAATTTTGTAACACTAAAGCAATTCCGATTACAGATAGTATGTCGCTGGTGTTAGATGCTAAAATAAAACGTGTGAGCGACAAACCAAGAAATCCTGCTAATGCTGCTGATGAAAGTGAATTGGCTTATATTAATAAATGGAAAGCAGCTAAAGCAAATGGAGAAAAACAGCCACCGATAATAACTGAAATGAATGGAAAAATGGTGGGATACTATCCTATCATCACCAATCAAATGTGTATGCAATGTCATGGGCAACCTAAGAAAGAAATTAATATTGCTACACTGAATAAAATAAAAAAATTATATCCCAACGACCAGGCTGTTGGCTATGCAGAAAATGATATCAGAGGAATTTTTGTTGTGGAAATGAATAAAATAAAAAACTAA
- a CDS encoding DUF302 domain-containing protein, translated as MKYYRSKTIKETTINAIRPKVEEELKKQGFGVLTEIDIQAIMKKKLDKDYLPHVILGACNPVYADKVLSIEPTISTMLPCNVTLRELGNGDVEIAMMAPAEAMSAVGNKELEIAANEVQEKLMIALNSI; from the coding sequence ATGAAATATTATCGTTCAAAAACTATTAAAGAAACTACCATAAATGCTATACGCCCGAAGGTAGAAGAAGAATTAAAAAAGCAAGGTTTTGGTGTGCTTACTGAAATTGATATACAAGCAATTATGAAGAAGAAATTAGATAAAGATTATTTACCGCATGTAATTCTCGGTGCTTGCAATCCGGTATATGCAGATAAAGTGTTGAGCATTGAACCAACTATCAGCACGATGCTGCCTTGTAATGTAACCTTACGTGAATTAGGAAATGGGGATGTGGAAATTGCAATGATGGCACCTGCTGAAGCAATGAGTGCGGTTGGAAATAAAGAACTGGAAATTGCAGCAAATGAAGTACAAGAAAAATTGATGATTGCTTTAAATAGTATTTGA